Proteins from a single region of Megalopta genalis isolate 19385.01 chromosome 3, iyMegGena1_principal, whole genome shotgun sequence:
- the Rbp gene encoding RIMS binding protein isoform X9, translating to MLQCCGVGGGASTAPQAPQLQDTGSAVGITTSTKTTIMQDAVLESILEQMRETEARKADLERQRVDAQNQLREKIAGRYQGPESVEALQSKIRELEKKKELQIVRHEELSLELTSLRRARSRGPVVGHSVMPTSWPPAGSEIDRIIANREHDTSRMLHELEHSRGTITTQQPTTTQGILRSSSENLPNLGQHQQHPPHPHALSLGMPTQMAHYAGSPMPLTPMMPGCPPLTPNGPPYHYSEPIPPAPSLSTSQSQPVFQQKMQSYQQQQPTHADLPSSHSQSALPSQQKQQQAHTHFTSNQYQESYPHTQTYHQQPLQQQQQQQPPQHPASTTYLTSSSQSVMPHYTQPTQTAQTYQLNGSQQATTYPSLSITSHPNGTYSTGASTYSGPIPHHNYTIPQTSMPQTTLSSLPPYSTSSYHTTLGPLTSVPQTVLPFSSVQSSFANSGSTYSTVGTLGTNVFSASGVGTGTSSTGLLQTISDPLQAMQQLSAQSQANQLQQQAIIQQIQQSLRASSPTTGTTSHHYLVSRQMPKIPSSILANPLDRLTNDNIVSEGQVDMLDIPGKGKCYVYIARFTYEPFQHSPNENPEAELPVQGGDYLLVWGQPDEDGFLDAESLDGRRGLVPANFVQKLVGDDLLEFHQAVLGLRDVDDSVSTNIPQCFLQDIDLELAALEEGNRNRQAELSAYAELDNIAEEDEQEPPEVYLFSDLVPAPQHLTLERQLNKSVLIGWTPPDNTHQLESYHVYVDGVLKVTVKATERTRALVEGVDSTRPHRISVRSVTHSRRTSRDAACTMVIGKDVALGPTAVKASNVTATSAVISWLPSNSNHQHVVCVNNVEVRTVKPGVYRHTITGLAPSTIYRVTVKAKNLRATHFEDQNTQTANNLACHVHFKTLPKGLPDPPVDIQVEAGPQDGTLLVTWQPVALNGSAVTGYAVYADGKKVTDVDSPTGDHALVDIHKLMGLNPKHITVRTKSRESQSGDSCATAIPCSVLRSGTAVGPAAHLQQHMQDQGQPQPSGAGQPDDPNRLRMTSVAQRYSTAPVQSHARRHGVPRVDVHGQVIIETDENLSDKEIYPGQSMSHMAVPEITKDSASEANYSEEDDPLRRVRGMPMHHAAHSRYGPQMGQQGLAGTHRTGRMGSGSHGGPGGTRPQDPYYDQSANQRGRNVVCRGGRGTQAQGGAGHPSSSGQQINKRIRWFVALFDYNPKIMSPNPDACEDELSFSNGDTIKVYGEKDADGFYWGECRGRQGYIPCNMVQEIDDSSQPGHGQSGRRSRWGDIYASMPVKKMIALYDYDPHELSPNVDAQVELTFRAGNEIYVYGDLDDDGFYMGELNGVRGLVPSNFLSEAADQSAQGQLPPGSRRPPGQSQGLGARGPPPPPRQPPLPGHRRSEDACIVPVSVPVCHLDSRQQQQQPSLMNNQQHQLQHQQNNPPHLAYQQANHHSYTTVTTSNQHGPTPMGAHQQGPVPLHLQQQGKGRAGVINRGSNAPGGMQGPGQHMQQQPDYQQQQSQPYQQQQQQPNQQNQSYQQQQLQQQLQQQLQHQHQHPQGQGYQQQAAGFGQQGQQFQQPQSQQQQQQQQQQQQPQQQQQQPIQNSTMQSGQSTSKPMRGIPTVLPTVQPKAQQNPVQGQQPQQQQQQQQQQSTGPNLMQKFTEITGASTGGDILTKGKELIFMKFGLSK from the exons ATGTTGCAGTGCTGTGGTGTTGGAGGTGGCGCTTCCACGGCACCTCAGGCTCCGCAGCTGCAGGATACCGGATCTGCTGTCGGGATTACCACCTCCACGAAAACCACCATCATGCAGGACGCGGTTCTCGAATCTATCCTCGAG CAAATGCGTGAGACCGAAGCTCGAAAAGCGGATTTGGAGCGGCAACGCGTGGATGCGCAGAATCAATTACGCGAAAAGATAGCGGGCCGCTATCAGGGCCCGGAATCGGTCGAAGCGCTCCAATCGAAGATACGAGAGCTCGAGAAGAAGAAAGAGTTACAGATCGTCAGGCACGAAGAATTGTCGTTGGAGCTGACGAGCCTAAGACGCGCCCGAAGCAGAGGTCCGGTGGTAGGTCACTCGGTGATGCCGACTTCTTGGCCACCGGCTGGTTCTGAAATCGACAGAATAATAGCAAATAGAGAACACGATACTAG CAGAATGTTGCACGAGTTGGAACATAGCCGAGGAACCATTACCACGCAGCAGCCAACGACCACGCAGGGCATATTGAGGTCCAGCTCGGAGAATCTTCCGAATCTCGGCCAGCATCAACAACACCCGCCGCATCCGCACGCCCTGAGCTTAGGAATGCCGACGCAAATGGCTCAT TACGCTGGTTCGCCGATGCCATTGACGCCGATGATGCCGGGTTGTCCGCCGTTGACGCCGAACGGTCCGCCGTATCACTACAGCGAGCCGATCCCGCCGGCGCCCTCGCTCTCCACCAGCCAATCGCAGCCCGTTTTCCAACAAAAGATGCAATCGTATCAGCAACAGCAACCGACCCACGCCGATCTGCCGAGCTCCCATTCGCAAAGTGCTTTGCCGTCGCAGCAGAAGCAGCAACAAGCGCACACACACTTTACGAGCAATCAGTATCAAGAGAGTTACCCGCATACGCAAACCTACCACCAGCAGCCGcttcaacagcaacaacagcagcaaccaCCCCAACACCCAGCCTCTACAACGTACCTGACGTCGTCGAGCCAAAGCGTGATGCCTCATTACACGCAACCTACCCAGACCGCTCAAACCTATCAACTGAACGGAAGCCAGCAG GCAACAACGTATCCAAGCTTATCGATAACGTCTCATCCGAACGGGACGTACAGCACCGGGGCGAGTACGTACAGCGGGCCGATTCCGCATCACAACTACACGATACCGCAGACGAGCATGCCGCAGACCACGTTGTCGTCCCTGCCACCCTACTCGACAAGCTCCTATCACACGACCCTCGGCCCGCTCACTAGCGTACCTCAAACCGTTCTTCCGTTTTCGAGCGTGCAGAGCAGCTTTGCCAATAGCGGGTCGACTTACTCCACTGTCGGGACACTCGGGACCAACGTTTTCAGCGCGTCTGGCGTCGGTACAG GCACCAGTTCGACAGGCTTGTTGCAAACGATAAGCGACCCGTTGCAAGCGATGCAGCAACTCTCTGCCCAGTCCCAGGCGAaccagcttcaacagcaggccaTCATTCAACAGATCCAGCAAAGTTTACGCGCCAGCTCGCCGACGACCGGAACCACGAGTCACCATTACCTTGTGTCGAGGCAGATGCCGAAGATACCGAGCAGCATACTCGCGAACCCCCTGGATCGACTGACCAACGACAATATCGTTTCCGAGGGCCAAGTGGACATGCTGGACATACCCGGCAAGGGCAAATGTTACGTCTACATAGCTCGTTTCACATACGAGCCGTTCCAACATTCGCCGAACGAGAACCCGGAGGCGGAGCTGCCCGTCCAAGGCGGCGATTACCTTCTGGTTTGGGGGCAGCCGGACGAGGACGGTTTCCTGGACGCGGAGTCTCTCGACGGTAGACGCGGCCTGGTCCCCGCTAATTTCGTACAAAAATTAGTCGGCGACGACCTGTTGGAGTTCCATCAGGCCGTGTTGGGCCTCAGGGACGTCGACGATTCTGTTTCCACCAATATTCCCCAA TGCTTTCTGCAGGACATCGATTTGGAGTTGGCGGCGCTCGAGGAAGGGAACCGGAATCGGCAGGCCGAACTGTCCGCGTACGCCGAGCTGGACAACATCGCCGAGGAGGACGAGCAGGAGCCACCAG AAGTCTACCTGTTTTCGGACCTAGTTCCGGCGCCGCAGCATCTCACTCTCGAGCGGCAACTGAACAAGAGCGTCCTGATCGGCTGGACACCGCCGGATAACACACATCAGCTAGAATCGTATCACGTCTACGTGGACGGGGTGTTGAAGGTTACCGTGAAAGCTACCGAAAGGACCAGAGCGCTGGTCGAGGGAGTCGACTCCACCAGG CCGCACAGGATAAGCGTACGTTCGGTGACGCATTCGAGGAGAACGTCGCGCGACGCCGCGTGCACGATGGTGATCGGGAAGGACGTCGCGCTGGGCCCGACCGCGGTCAAGGCGTCGAACGTGACCGCCACCAGCGCCGTGATATCCTGGCTGCCGAGCAACAGCAATCACCAGCACGTGGTCTGCGTGAACAACGTCGAGGTCCGAACCGTGAAGCCCGGCGTTTACAGACACACGATCACCGGTTTGGCGCCCTCCACCATCTACAGAGTGACCGTCAAAGCGAAGAATCTCAGAGCAACCCACTTCGAGGACCAAAACACCCAGACGGCCAACAATTTAGCGTGCCATGTCCACTTTAAAACGTTACCAAAGGGACTGCCAGATCCTCCGGTCGATATCCAG GTGGAGGCTGGACCGCAGGACGGCACTTTGCTAGTGACCTGGCAGCCTGTTGCCCTAAACGGTTCGGCCGTCACCGGTTACGCGGTGTACGCCGATGGCAAGAAGGTGACCGACGTGGACAGCCCCACCGGTGACCACGCTCTGGTCGACATTCACAAACTGATGGGTCTGAACCCGAAACATATCACGGTCCGAACGAAAAGCAGGGAAAGCCAGTCGGGGGACAGCTGCGCTACCGCGATCCCCTGCAGCGTGCTTCGCAGCGGCACCGCGGTAGGCCCCGCGGCACACCTGCAGCAGCACATGCAAGACCAAGGTCAGCCGCAGCCGTCCGGCGCGGGACAGCCGGACGATCCTAACAGGCTTCGCATGACCAGCGTCGCTCAAAGGTACTCGACGGCGCCGGTGCAGTCCCACGCCAGGAGGCACGGCGTTCCGAGGGTCGACGTCCATGGCCAAGTGATCATCGAGACCGACGAGAATCTGTCCGACAAAGAAATTTATCCTGGCCAGAGCATGTCCCATATGG CAGTTCCAGAAATCACCAAAGACTCGGCGAGCGAGGCAAATTACAGCGAAGAAGATGATCCGTTGCGGCGAGTACGGGGCATGCCAATGCATCACGCCGCTCATTCTCGATACGGTCCGCAAATGGGGCAACAGGGACTGGCCGGAACCCACAGAACCGGCAGAATGGGTTCCGGTAGTCACGGCGGACCGGGTGGTACCAGACCACAAGATCCGTATTACGATCAATCGG CGAACCAACGTGGCAGAAACGTCGTCTGCCGGGGTGGACGTGGAACGCAAGCCCAAGGTGGAGCCGGTCATCCGTCGAGCAGCGGTCAACAGATCAACAAGAGGATCCGGTGGTTCGTCGCGTTGTTCGATTACAATCCGAAGATCATGTCTCCCAATCCGGATGCTTGCGAGGACGAGCTATCATTCTCCAACGGCGACACGATCAAG GTCTACGGCGAGAAAGACGCGGACGGCTTTTATTGGGGCGAGTGTCGCGGCAGGCAAGGTTACATCCCTTGCAACATGGTGCAAGAGATCGACGACTCGAGCCAACCGGGTCACGGTCAAAGCGGGAGGAGAAGCAGATGGGGAGACATTTACGCCAGTATGCCCGTCAAGAAGATGATCGCTCTCTACGACTACGACCCGCACGAGTTGTCCCCGAACGTCGACGCG CAAGTGGAGTTGAcgtttcgggccggaaacgagATTTACGTTTACGGCGATTTGGACGACGACGGTTTCTATATGGGCGAATTGAACGGCGTACGCGGTCTAGTTCCGAGCAACTTCCTCAGCGAAGCGGCCGACCAATCGGCGCAGGGTCAACTTCCGCCGGGGAGCAGGAGACCGCCCGGTCAAAGCCAGGGACTCGGGGCGAGAGGGCCGCCTCCCCCGCCGCGGCAACCCCCGTTACCCGGACACCGACGAAGCGAAG ATGCCTGCATTGTGCCTGTGTCTGTCCCTGTCTGTCACTTAGACTctagacaacaacaacaacaaccatcACTAATGAACAACCAACAACATCAACTCCAACATCAACAAAACAATCCACCGCATCTAGCGTACCAACAAGCGAATCACCACAGCTACACGACTGTAACCACGTCCAACCAACATGGGCCCACTCCCATGGGTGCCCATCAGCAAGGTCCCGTACCACTTCACCTTCAACAGCAG GGGAAGGGGAGGGCAGGCGTGATCAATCGTGGTAGCAACGCACCCGGAGGAATGCAGGGCCCTGGGCAGCACATGCAACAGCAACCGGACTATCAACAGCAGCAGAGCCAGCCGtaccagcagcagcaacaacagccGAACCAACAGAATCAAAGCTATCAGCAGCAGCAACTCCAACAGCAACTACAGCAGCAGCTCCAGCATCAGCATCAGCATCCGCAAGGTCAGGGCTACCAGCAGCAGGCCGCGGGATTCGGCCAGCAAGGACAGCAGTTCCAGCAACCGCagtcgcagcagcagcagcagcaacaacaacagcaacaacaaccgcagcagcagcaacagcaaccgATTCAGAATTCGACGATGCAGAGCGGTCAGAGCACGAGCAAACCGATGAGAGGAATACCGACCGTGTTGCCGACCGTTCAGCCCAAGGCGCAGCAGAACCCCGTACAAGGCCAACAGccgcaacaacagcagcaacagcaacaacagcaaagCACAGGCCCGAATCTGATGCAGAAATTCACGGAGATCACCGGAGCGAGCACTGGCGGCGATATCCTCACGAAAGGGAAGGAACTGATTTTCATGAAGTTTGGCCTCAGCAAATGA
- the Rbp gene encoding RIMS binding protein isoform X1 produces MLQCCGVGGGASTAPQAPQLQDTGSAVGITTSTKTTIMQDAVLESILEQMRETEARKADLERQRVDAQNQLREKIAGRYQGPESVEALQSKIRELEKKKELQIVRHEELSLELTSLRRARSRGPVVGHSVMPTSWPPAGSEIDRIIANREHDTSRMLHELEHSRGTITTQQPTTTQGILRSSSENLPNLGQHQQHPPHPHALSLGMPTQMAHYAGSPMPLTPMMPGCPPLTPNGPPYHYSEPIPPAPSLSTSQSQPVFQQKMQSYQQQQPTHADLPSSHSQSALPSQQKQQQAHTHFTSNQYQESYPHTQTYHQQPLQQQQQQQPPQHPASTTYLTSSSQSVMPHYTQPTQTAQTYQLNGSQQFLSGQLYVQATTYPSLSITSHPNGTYSTGASTYSGPIPHHNYTIPQTSMPQTTLSSLPPYSTSSYHTTLGPLTSVPQTVLPFSSVQSSFANSGSTYSTVGTLGTNVFSASGVGTGTSSTGLLQTISDPLQAMQQLSAQSQANQLQQQAIIQQIQQSLRASSPTTGTTSHHYLVSRQMPKIPSSILANPLDRLTNDNIVSEGQVDMLDIPGKGKCYVYIARFTYEPFQHSPNENPEAELPVQGGDYLLVWGQPDEDGFLDAESLDGRRGLVPANFVQKLVGDDLLEFHQAVLGLRDVDDSVSTNIPQVSNCFLQDIDLELAALEEGNRNRQAELSAYAELDNIAEEDEQEPPEVYLFSDLVPAPQHLTLERQLNKSVLIGWTPPDNTHQLESYHVYVDGVLKVTVKATERTRALVEGVDSTRPHRISVRSVTHSRRTSRDAACTMVIGKDVALGPTAVKASNVTATSAVISWLPSNSNHQHVVCVNNVEVRTVKPGVYRHTITGLAPSTIYRVTVKAKNLRATHFEDQNTQTANNLACHVHFKTLPKGLPDPPVDIQVEAGPQDGTLLVTWQPVALNGSAVTGYAVYADGKKVTDVDSPTGDHALVDIHKLMGLNPKHITVRTKSRESQSGDSCATAIPCSVLRSGTAVGPAAHLQQHMQDQGQPQPSGAGQPDDPNRLRMTSVAQRYSTAPVQSHARRHGVPRVDVHGQVIIETDENLSDKEIYPGQSMSHMAVPEITKDSASEANYSEEDDPLRRVRGMPMHHAAHSRYGPQMGQQGLAGTHRTGRMGSGSHGGPGGTRPQDPYYDQSANQRGRNVVCRGGRGTQAQGGAGHPSSSGQQINKRIRWFVALFDYNPKIMSPNPDACEDELSFSNGDTIKVYGEKDADGFYWGECRGRQGYIPCNMVQEIDDSSQPGHGQSGRRSRWGDIYASMPVKKMIALYDYDPHELSPNVDAQVELTFRAGNEIYVYGDLDDDGFYMGELNGVRGLVPSNFLSEAADQSAQGQLPPGSRRPPGQSQGLGARGPPPPPRQPPLPGHRRSEDACIVPVSVPVCHLDSRQQQQQPSLMNNQQHQLQHQQNNPPHLAYQQANHHSYTTVTTSNQHGPTPMGAHQQGPVPLHLQQQGKGRAGVINRGSNAPGGMQGPGQHMQQQPDYQQQQSQPYQQQQQQPNQQNQSYQQQQLQQQLQQQLQHQHQHPQGQGYQQQAAGFGQQGQQFQQPQSQQQQQQQQQQQQPQQQQQQPIQNSTMQSGQSTSKPMRGIPTVLPTVQPKAQQNPVQGQQPQQQQQQQQQQSTGPNLMQKFTEITGASTGGDILTKGKELIFMKFGLSK; encoded by the exons ATGTTGCAGTGCTGTGGTGTTGGAGGTGGCGCTTCCACGGCACCTCAGGCTCCGCAGCTGCAGGATACCGGATCTGCTGTCGGGATTACCACCTCCACGAAAACCACCATCATGCAGGACGCGGTTCTCGAATCTATCCTCGAG CAAATGCGTGAGACCGAAGCTCGAAAAGCGGATTTGGAGCGGCAACGCGTGGATGCGCAGAATCAATTACGCGAAAAGATAGCGGGCCGCTATCAGGGCCCGGAATCGGTCGAAGCGCTCCAATCGAAGATACGAGAGCTCGAGAAGAAGAAAGAGTTACAGATCGTCAGGCACGAAGAATTGTCGTTGGAGCTGACGAGCCTAAGACGCGCCCGAAGCAGAGGTCCGGTGGTAGGTCACTCGGTGATGCCGACTTCTTGGCCACCGGCTGGTTCTGAAATCGACAGAATAATAGCAAATAGAGAACACGATACTAG CAGAATGTTGCACGAGTTGGAACATAGCCGAGGAACCATTACCACGCAGCAGCCAACGACCACGCAGGGCATATTGAGGTCCAGCTCGGAGAATCTTCCGAATCTCGGCCAGCATCAACAACACCCGCCGCATCCGCACGCCCTGAGCTTAGGAATGCCGACGCAAATGGCTCAT TACGCTGGTTCGCCGATGCCATTGACGCCGATGATGCCGGGTTGTCCGCCGTTGACGCCGAACGGTCCGCCGTATCACTACAGCGAGCCGATCCCGCCGGCGCCCTCGCTCTCCACCAGCCAATCGCAGCCCGTTTTCCAACAAAAGATGCAATCGTATCAGCAACAGCAACCGACCCACGCCGATCTGCCGAGCTCCCATTCGCAAAGTGCTTTGCCGTCGCAGCAGAAGCAGCAACAAGCGCACACACACTTTACGAGCAATCAGTATCAAGAGAGTTACCCGCATACGCAAACCTACCACCAGCAGCCGcttcaacagcaacaacagcagcaaccaCCCCAACACCCAGCCTCTACAACGTACCTGACGTCGTCGAGCCAAAGCGTGATGCCTCATTACACGCAACCTACCCAGACCGCTCAAACCTATCAACTGAACGGAAGCCAGCAG tttttatccGGTCAATTGTATGTACAGGCAACAACGTATCCAAGCTTATCGATAACGTCTCATCCGAACGGGACGTACAGCACCGGGGCGAGTACGTACAGCGGGCCGATTCCGCATCACAACTACACGATACCGCAGACGAGCATGCCGCAGACCACGTTGTCGTCCCTGCCACCCTACTCGACAAGCTCCTATCACACGACCCTCGGCCCGCTCACTAGCGTACCTCAAACCGTTCTTCCGTTTTCGAGCGTGCAGAGCAGCTTTGCCAATAGCGGGTCGACTTACTCCACTGTCGGGACACTCGGGACCAACGTTTTCAGCGCGTCTGGCGTCGGTACAG GCACCAGTTCGACAGGCTTGTTGCAAACGATAAGCGACCCGTTGCAAGCGATGCAGCAACTCTCTGCCCAGTCCCAGGCGAaccagcttcaacagcaggccaTCATTCAACAGATCCAGCAAAGTTTACGCGCCAGCTCGCCGACGACCGGAACCACGAGTCACCATTACCTTGTGTCGAGGCAGATGCCGAAGATACCGAGCAGCATACTCGCGAACCCCCTGGATCGACTGACCAACGACAATATCGTTTCCGAGGGCCAAGTGGACATGCTGGACATACCCGGCAAGGGCAAATGTTACGTCTACATAGCTCGTTTCACATACGAGCCGTTCCAACATTCGCCGAACGAGAACCCGGAGGCGGAGCTGCCCGTCCAAGGCGGCGATTACCTTCTGGTTTGGGGGCAGCCGGACGAGGACGGTTTCCTGGACGCGGAGTCTCTCGACGGTAGACGCGGCCTGGTCCCCGCTAATTTCGTACAAAAATTAGTCGGCGACGACCTGTTGGAGTTCCATCAGGCCGTGTTGGGCCTCAGGGACGTCGACGATTCTGTTTCCACCAATATTCCCCAAGTGAGCAAT TGCTTTCTGCAGGACATCGATTTGGAGTTGGCGGCGCTCGAGGAAGGGAACCGGAATCGGCAGGCCGAACTGTCCGCGTACGCCGAGCTGGACAACATCGCCGAGGAGGACGAGCAGGAGCCACCAG AAGTCTACCTGTTTTCGGACCTAGTTCCGGCGCCGCAGCATCTCACTCTCGAGCGGCAACTGAACAAGAGCGTCCTGATCGGCTGGACACCGCCGGATAACACACATCAGCTAGAATCGTATCACGTCTACGTGGACGGGGTGTTGAAGGTTACCGTGAAAGCTACCGAAAGGACCAGAGCGCTGGTCGAGGGAGTCGACTCCACCAGG CCGCACAGGATAAGCGTACGTTCGGTGACGCATTCGAGGAGAACGTCGCGCGACGCCGCGTGCACGATGGTGATCGGGAAGGACGTCGCGCTGGGCCCGACCGCGGTCAAGGCGTCGAACGTGACCGCCACCAGCGCCGTGATATCCTGGCTGCCGAGCAACAGCAATCACCAGCACGTGGTCTGCGTGAACAACGTCGAGGTCCGAACCGTGAAGCCCGGCGTTTACAGACACACGATCACCGGTTTGGCGCCCTCCACCATCTACAGAGTGACCGTCAAAGCGAAGAATCTCAGAGCAACCCACTTCGAGGACCAAAACACCCAGACGGCCAACAATTTAGCGTGCCATGTCCACTTTAAAACGTTACCAAAGGGACTGCCAGATCCTCCGGTCGATATCCAG GTGGAGGCTGGACCGCAGGACGGCACTTTGCTAGTGACCTGGCAGCCTGTTGCCCTAAACGGTTCGGCCGTCACCGGTTACGCGGTGTACGCCGATGGCAAGAAGGTGACCGACGTGGACAGCCCCACCGGTGACCACGCTCTGGTCGACATTCACAAACTGATGGGTCTGAACCCGAAACATATCACGGTCCGAACGAAAAGCAGGGAAAGCCAGTCGGGGGACAGCTGCGCTACCGCGATCCCCTGCAGCGTGCTTCGCAGCGGCACCGCGGTAGGCCCCGCGGCACACCTGCAGCAGCACATGCAAGACCAAGGTCAGCCGCAGCCGTCCGGCGCGGGACAGCCGGACGATCCTAACAGGCTTCGCATGACCAGCGTCGCTCAAAGGTACTCGACGGCGCCGGTGCAGTCCCACGCCAGGAGGCACGGCGTTCCGAGGGTCGACGTCCATGGCCAAGTGATCATCGAGACCGACGAGAATCTGTCCGACAAAGAAATTTATCCTGGCCAGAGCATGTCCCATATGG CAGTTCCAGAAATCACCAAAGACTCGGCGAGCGAGGCAAATTACAGCGAAGAAGATGATCCGTTGCGGCGAGTACGGGGCATGCCAATGCATCACGCCGCTCATTCTCGATACGGTCCGCAAATGGGGCAACAGGGACTGGCCGGAACCCACAGAACCGGCAGAATGGGTTCCGGTAGTCACGGCGGACCGGGTGGTACCAGACCACAAGATCCGTATTACGATCAATCGG CGAACCAACGTGGCAGAAACGTCGTCTGCCGGGGTGGACGTGGAACGCAAGCCCAAGGTGGAGCCGGTCATCCGTCGAGCAGCGGTCAACAGATCAACAAGAGGATCCGGTGGTTCGTCGCGTTGTTCGATTACAATCCGAAGATCATGTCTCCCAATCCGGATGCTTGCGAGGACGAGCTATCATTCTCCAACGGCGACACGATCAAG GTCTACGGCGAGAAAGACGCGGACGGCTTTTATTGGGGCGAGTGTCGCGGCAGGCAAGGTTACATCCCTTGCAACATGGTGCAAGAGATCGACGACTCGAGCCAACCGGGTCACGGTCAAAGCGGGAGGAGAAGCAGATGGGGAGACATTTACGCCAGTATGCCCGTCAAGAAGATGATCGCTCTCTACGACTACGACCCGCACGAGTTGTCCCCGAACGTCGACGCG CAAGTGGAGTTGAcgtttcgggccggaaacgagATTTACGTTTACGGCGATTTGGACGACGACGGTTTCTATATGGGCGAATTGAACGGCGTACGCGGTCTAGTTCCGAGCAACTTCCTCAGCGAAGCGGCCGACCAATCGGCGCAGGGTCAACTTCCGCCGGGGAGCAGGAGACCGCCCGGTCAAAGCCAGGGACTCGGGGCGAGAGGGCCGCCTCCCCCGCCGCGGCAACCCCCGTTACCCGGACACCGACGAAGCGAAG ATGCCTGCATTGTGCCTGTGTCTGTCCCTGTCTGTCACTTAGACTctagacaacaacaacaacaaccatcACTAATGAACAACCAACAACATCAACTCCAACATCAACAAAACAATCCACCGCATCTAGCGTACCAACAAGCGAATCACCACAGCTACACGACTGTAACCACGTCCAACCAACATGGGCCCACTCCCATGGGTGCCCATCAGCAAGGTCCCGTACCACTTCACCTTCAACAGCAG GGGAAGGGGAGGGCAGGCGTGATCAATCGTGGTAGCAACGCACCCGGAGGAATGCAGGGCCCTGGGCAGCACATGCAACAGCAACCGGACTATCAACAGCAGCAGAGCCAGCCGtaccagcagcagcaacaacagccGAACCAACAGAATCAAAGCTATCAGCAGCAGCAACTCCAACAGCAACTACAGCAGCAGCTCCAGCATCAGCATCAGCATCCGCAAGGTCAGGGCTACCAGCAGCAGGCCGCGGGATTCGGCCAGCAAGGACAGCAGTTCCAGCAACCGCagtcgcagcagcagcagcagcaacaacaacagcaacaacaaccgcagcagcagcaacagcaaccgATTCAGAATTCGACGATGCAGAGCGGTCAGAGCACGAGCAAACCGATGAGAGGAATACCGACCGTGTTGCCGACCGTTCAGCCCAAGGCGCAGCAGAACCCCGTACAAGGCCAACAGccgcaacaacagcagcaacagcaacaacagcaaagCACAGGCCCGAATCTGATGCAGAAATTCACGGAGATCACCGGAGCGAGCACTGGCGGCGATATCCTCACGAAAGGGAAGGAACTGATTTTCATGAAGTTTGGCCTCAGCAAATGA